The Pasteurella multocida genome contains a region encoding:
- a CDS encoding heme/hemin ABC transporter substrate-binding protein → MKKLLTLLFLSALTPFAYAQKIVTLTPDVADIVVALDAQDKIVGRDQTTMNPALEKVAVIGIHRKLAVEPIVQSKPDLVLGSYMAMPATIFDNLTQLGVKAVNVLPEDHIDAFGKAIREVGQLIGKQDKANQVASQWEAGIQALPSTGKRYLLTYDGRVVAGKHTAADELIRRAGGVNAAVDVEGIKPLNREAWLVAQPDVIIVAEHQKEVIGGVEKLLERPEIANSPAAKSGHIYFWSANDYLRYGLNTPEVLKRLHDLAK, encoded by the coding sequence ATGAAAAAACTTCTTACGCTTCTGTTTTTATCTGCGTTAACCCCGTTTGCCTATGCACAAAAAATTGTTACTTTGACGCCTGATGTGGCTGACATTGTGGTGGCATTAGACGCTCAAGATAAGATTGTGGGACGTGATCAAACTACGATGAACCCTGCCTTAGAAAAAGTCGCCGTGATTGGTATTCATCGTAAACTCGCTGTTGAGCCGATTGTGCAAAGCAAGCCGGATTTAGTCTTAGGTTCTTATATGGCAATGCCTGCAACGATTTTCGATAATCTGACGCAACTTGGTGTAAAGGCTGTCAATGTTTTACCCGAAGATCATATTGATGCCTTTGGTAAAGCGATTCGTGAAGTGGGTCAATTAATCGGTAAGCAAGACAAAGCAAACCAAGTGGCAAGCCAATGGGAAGCCGGTATTCAAGCATTACCAAGCACAGGCAAACGTTATTTATTAACCTATGATGGTCGCGTAGTGGCAGGCAAACATACTGCAGCAGATGAATTAATTCGTCGCGCAGGTGGGGTAAACGCAGCAGTAGATGTAGAAGGGATTAAGCCACTTAATCGCGAAGCCTGGTTAGTGGCACAACCAGATGTCATTATTGTGGCAGAACACCAAAAAGAAGTGATTGGTGGAGTAGAAAAATTATTAGAACGCCCTGAAATTGCCAATAGCCCAGCGGCAAAATCAGGTCATATTTATTTCTGGTCTGCTAATGATTACTTACGTTATGGATTAAACACCCCTGAAGTGTTAAAACGTTTACATGATTTAGCGAAGTAA
- a CDS encoding phospho-sugar mutase, with protein MSIFTLAQHWLAQDPDPETHAELTALLDAAKTGDAKASTELNARFDGRLQFGTAGLRGRLQAGPMGMNRVLVAQAAGGLADYLKDYDKTPSIVIGYDGRKNSDVFARDTAEIMAGAGIKAYLLPRKLPTPVLAYAIKYFDTTAGVMVTASHNPPEDNGYKVYLGKANGGGQIVSPADQDIAKLIDKVAAGSIKDLPRSQDFIVLDDEVVDAYIAKTASLAKEPQTDINYVYTAMHGVGYEVLSKTLAKAGLPQPHLVAEQVWPDGTFPTVNFPNPEEKGALDLAIKVAKEKNAEFIIANDPDADRLAVAVPDAEGNWKPLHGNVVGCFLGWYLAKQYHAQGQKGILACSLVSSPALAEIAKKYGFQSEETLTGFKYIGKVDGLLFGFEEALGYLVDPDKVRDKDGISAAISFLDLVRYLKKQGKTLADYADEFTQEFGAYVSGQISIRVDDLSEIGKLMSALRQNPPSDIGGFKVAQFLDHTKTDRQSDILVFVLENGSRLIVRPSGTEPKIKFYLDAKGKDPKDAEQVLAQFDESVRHILRQDEFGKQDC; from the coding sequence ATGTCAATCTTTACCCTTGCTCAACATTGGTTAGCACAAGATCCTGATCCTGAAACACATGCAGAACTTACCGCACTTCTTGACGCGGCAAAAACGGGGGATGCGAAAGCAAGCACAGAATTAAATGCACGCTTTGATGGTCGTTTACAGTTTGGTACTGCAGGCTTACGTGGTCGTTTACAAGCCGGACCAATGGGGATGAACCGCGTGTTAGTTGCACAAGCAGCGGGGGGCTTAGCCGATTATTTAAAAGACTATGATAAAACCCCTTCTATTGTCATTGGCTATGACGGGCGTAAAAATTCAGATGTATTTGCACGCGATACTGCCGAAATTATGGCTGGCGCAGGCATCAAAGCCTACTTATTACCACGTAAATTGCCAACCCCAGTCCTTGCTTATGCGATCAAATATTTTGATACCACAGCGGGGGTCATGGTGACCGCAAGTCATAACCCTCCAGAAGATAATGGCTATAAAGTCTATTTAGGTAAAGCCAATGGTGGCGGTCAAATTGTTTCTCCAGCAGACCAAGACATCGCTAAACTGATTGATAAAGTGGCGGCTGGCTCCATTAAAGATTTACCACGTAGCCAAGATTTTATCGTACTGGATGACGAAGTCGTTGATGCCTACATTGCGAAAACAGCTAGCCTTGCCAAAGAACCCCAAACAGACATTAATTATGTCTATACCGCAATGCACGGTGTCGGCTATGAAGTATTGAGCAAAACGTTAGCTAAAGCAGGTTTACCACAACCACATTTAGTGGCGGAGCAAGTGTGGCCAGATGGCACGTTCCCAACAGTAAACTTCCCGAATCCAGAAGAAAAAGGCGCATTAGACTTAGCCATTAAAGTAGCGAAAGAGAAAAATGCCGAATTTATCATTGCCAATGACCCAGATGCTGACCGCTTAGCCGTCGCAGTACCAGATGCAGAAGGCAACTGGAAACCGTTGCATGGTAATGTGGTTGGTTGTTTCTTAGGTTGGTACTTAGCGAAACAATATCATGCACAAGGACAAAAAGGCATTCTTGCTTGTTCATTAGTTTCTTCGCCAGCACTGGCTGAGATTGCGAAAAAATACGGTTTCCAATCAGAAGAAACACTCACTGGCTTTAAATATATTGGTAAAGTCGATGGGTTATTATTCGGCTTTGAAGAAGCATTAGGTTATTTAGTTGACCCAGACAAAGTCCGTGATAAAGACGGTATTTCTGCCGCTATTTCGTTTTTAGATTTAGTACGTTACTTGAAAAAACAAGGCAAAACACTCGCCGACTATGCCGATGAATTCACTCAAGAATTTGGTGCTTATGTAAGTGGACAAATCTCGATTCGTGTTGATGACTTATCTGAAATTGGCAAATTAATGAGTGCACTGCGTCAAAATCCACCAAGCGATATCGGCGGTTTCAAAGTCGCACAATTCTTGGATCACACCAAAACCGATCGCCAAAGTGACATTTTAGTGTTCGTTCTTGAAAATGGTAGTCGTTTGATCGTACGCCCATCTGGTACAGAACCAAAAATCAAGTTCTACCTCGATGCGAAAGGGAAAGATCCAAAAGATGCTGAGCAAGTGTTAGCCCAATTTGATGAAAGTGTTCGTCACATTTTACGTCAAGATGAATTTGGTAAGCAGGATTGCTAA
- a CDS encoding endonuclease/exonuclease/phosphatase family protein, with product MDGLLFSFLSIPIIATLLPFLPFNHWTVRIFDFPRLQIAILNFLCLVIGWVALPEPRWLLVILQLLNLTCMGYQIWEILAYTRLTRPQVLQYQGERDQRSISLLTTNVLTPNRQVHKLLSLIEQWQPDVVLTLETDLWWEEKLASLEAHYIYTVKIPLDNLYGMHLYSRLPLRNTEIRHWVQEDIPSIYTEACLPSGEWIHLYCLHPMPPTPTESATSTQRDAELLLVGQEISNHNQSVLVFGDLNDVAWSTTSRLFQKTSGLLDPRVGRGLYSTFHAKYPFLRWPLDHIYHSNDFMMRDIRVLSEIGSDHFPVYGCFQYHPCVEVAQPEPEVEETDHELAQEKIAEADPEKKVIAEKY from the coding sequence ATGGATGGGTTACTTTTTAGTTTTTTAAGCATACCGATTATTGCCACATTATTGCCTTTTTTGCCGTTTAATCATTGGACGGTGCGTATTTTTGATTTTCCGCGTTTACAAATTGCGATCCTCAATTTTCTTTGCCTCGTAATAGGTTGGGTCGCTTTGCCGGAACCACGCTGGTTACTGGTCATCTTACAATTATTGAATTTGACATGCATGGGCTATCAAATTTGGGAAATTTTGGCTTATACGCGTTTAACACGTCCGCAAGTCTTACAATATCAAGGCGAACGCGATCAACGTAGTATCTCGTTACTCACGACCAATGTGCTTACCCCAAATCGTCAGGTGCATAAATTATTATCACTCATTGAACAATGGCAACCCGATGTCGTATTAACGCTCGAAACAGATCTGTGGTGGGAGGAAAAGCTGGCTTCGCTCGAAGCGCATTATATTTACACGGTGAAAATCCCGCTTGATAATTTATACGGTATGCATTTATACAGCCGCTTGCCTTTGCGTAATACAGAGATTCGCCATTGGGTACAAGAGGACATTCCTTCCATTTATACGGAGGCATGTTTACCTTCTGGAGAATGGATTCATTTGTATTGTTTGCACCCAATGCCACCGACGCCAACAGAAAGTGCCACCTCAACCCAACGTGATGCCGAGTTGTTGCTTGTGGGACAAGAGATCAGTAACCATAATCAGTCGGTATTGGTGTTTGGCGATTTAAATGATGTCGCATGGTCGACAACGTCACGCTTATTTCAGAAAACCAGTGGTTTATTAGATCCGCGTGTGGGACGAGGATTATACAGTACCTTTCATGCCAAATATCCTTTCTTACGTTGGCCATTGGATCATATCTATCACAGTAATGACTTCATGATGCGTGATATTCGTGTGCTGTCAGAGATTGGCTCTGATCATTTCCCTGTTTATGGCTGTTTTCAATATCATCCTTGTGTTGAGGTTGCGCAACCTGAGCCTGAGGTAGAGGAGACAGATCATGAATTAGCGCAAGAAAAAATTGCTGAGGCAGATCCAGAGAAAAAGGTGATTGCTGAAAAATATTAA